The sequence below is a genomic window from Dermacentor albipictus isolate Rhodes 1998 colony chromosome 2, USDA_Dalb.pri_finalv2, whole genome shotgun sequence.
tctacGTGGCGCGCACGACTGGAACATTTGGCTGAGGTGTTGACAGCACCGTATGCTATCCGCTGTCTTTCTTCACCAtgcccaaggggtggttcaggatcCCTGTAAActaaataacgaaaaaaaaaaatcagcagacacgcttaagactgcttacgcgtgggaatgcgaaagcattctaaTCGCTTAGGTGAAATGTTTGCGATTGGTATTTTCAACATGCATTCAAGTTCTTTCTGGTGaatcagtgtgtgtgtgtgtgtgtgtgtgtgtgtgtgtgtgtgtgtgtgtgtgtgtgtgtgtgtgtgtgtgtgtgtgtgtgtgtgtgtgtgtgtgtgtgtgtgcgcgtgtgtgtgtgtttgtatgtgtgtgtgtgtgtgtgtgtgtgtgtgtgtgcgcgcgtgtgtgtgtgtttgtatgtgtgtgcgcgtgcgtgcgtgcgtgtgcgcttgcttgcttgttgCTTGCTTGCGTATACGTTGGCCACAGGCTGGGAACATTCGGACCATTTTGGTGCCGAACGATAAATTTTATTTTGTCCCTGATGGTAGGTCTGTCGGGAGTACGTCGTCTTTGTTTTATGTTCCCGTGCTTCGTCTGGTCAGGCGTGCTTCCGTGGGCGACCGCGTTTCACAGCTGCTGCTGAGGTAGATGCTTCGGACTGTGTCGCAGTAcgcgcagcaccgatgaaatcagAAGAGCAAGTGACGCGCCGGAGGCAGCGACGTGAtatgtgcaatgacgcacgcactgggCACAACTTTAGTATCAACCATAACGccatggcgtcggggaagcgcgatcgtctcgcaccccggaggcacgggttcgattcccaccgaggcCGAAATTTACGTGATTTTAGTTAATTAAGATCAGGTGAAGAGTAAATTAATGTCTGGCCGCATGAATTTACTTCGTTTGCAGAAAGCTGCCTGACAACTTTGACGTCAATGCGagcatttcttgtttatttttttttctttactgctcGCGCcggcggccatttttggtaccatatttcggtcacgccaacgacgacagcgccggattttcgcgtaattgGGCATATTATGCTTTCGGATTAAAATCAGCCAAGGGGCAAAAACATCCCGCTTTCattatgaaataaagaaaagaccgTGCTCCAGTACCTAGTCTTCTCCCTGATGAAGGCGGCAATCTTTCATCCAAAATTTATACCCGCACTCACGCCAAGATTACGCACGCAGCGTGCTCGCGTCAGCTGCAAAGGCGCGCTCCCGTGCGTTGAAGCATAAGTTTGCGTGCTTTGTTGCGGAGAGGGTTGATTTATGACCCGGCGCGAAGCTGCCGCCAGCTCCACGCTGGTCAAGAGTGGGGCTCGGCCGCGCAGGTTGCCTGCATAGCGGGCAAGTGCTGCTTCAGGTGCAACGGGCATGTTTCTCGTAACGGTGTGGTTTATCTTTGctttctctatctctttcttAGCGTTTAACCGCGCAAAGACAGTTTTGTAAACCCATGTGTGTGAGTTGTTCGCGTGGTTTCGCTAAGCAAACGGGAGCGAGCGCTTGAATGGCGTGCGTGTGAAGGAAGCGCGACGGACAACTAATCAGAACAGAGGCTTGGCCGAGGCGCGGCACTCTCGCTTTGTAAGCGCACGTTGAGATGGCAGCGAACctgtgtttttttattattatttattgtccGGCCATTCTCATCGTATATTCCAATCATCGGCGCTCTCGGATGCGTATAAAGCGTCTaagagcgaacgaacgaacggtaGCCCCGGGGTCGACCACCTGTGGCTCgccctgcctcccccccccccccccccccccgagtgtGTGCCTAATGGAAATTCGCCGCTCGGCCGCGAGCCAGCACCGTGGTTCGCGTGCATGACGGCGATCAATGGTGTGCGTAGCCCAGAGTGCCCATGCCACCACCGCGAGGGCTGCACGTATTTTTAAAACAACTTGCTCGCCTCGCGACTCCTTCTCCCGCCGATCGCGGGAGAGGGTCGGGAATGGAGTCGGCGAAAGGGTGGCGCGGACCCTTTATAGCGCTTCTTTCTCGCCGTTCTAAATTAGGCGCGCTCACCGCGGTGGTGGTATGTCTCCACTTTGCTGAGGTGCGCGCTTCCCGAGTCACGAAACCACAAGAAGCGCGAGACGGATCTTTGgcacctgtgtgtgcgtgtgccggGGCCGTTGAACTTCAAAGAATTATCACTTGAAAGTTTTTCGCAGCGGCTATATCAGCAATGCCGCAACGGAGACGCCCGTAAGGGTGTATTCCTTGCACAGCTGTCGCGGTAGCTTTCTCTTCGTTGGCGAGATGCTGCACGCTCAAGTACGGGTCTTACTTTAAGAAAGATCCTCTTCCGATATTCCTAACGGGGgaagtggggtggggggggggaggggggtgcgaaAGCCACGAAAGGCTGTATACTGAGTGTCGAAATGGTGTTtaattgagctagttggttcattcttcgaggattgtagcagcagaacctaaggaacacagacacagaaagaaCGAATAGACGTGGACGCAACTGCTGCAGTTGCGTCCACGTCTAACCGTTCTTTCTTTGTCTGTGTTCCTTAGGTTCTGCTGCCACAATCCTCGATGTATACTGAGGTTTGGTTGCGTCGCAAAGAAcacgaggtggtcgaaattatatTCAACTTCATTTTCTTAGGGTACACTAAAATTGGTCCGGAGCCTTCGGCATCCTTCACAAGCGTAGGAATTAGCAACGCTATTCCAGTCATTTATGCAGGCAAACACTTCACGCACGGGTTACTAGTCAACGTGTGTGCCAAGCGTAAAAAGAGAAAACACTACTACCCTCCGGTAAGGGTTCTCTGTCCGCACTGCGTGATGGAACGCGGCGAGGCTGTTTGCGTGGTTATCGTAATGTGGATGGTTTGGTCCTACCTCTTCTGGAGTATGCCTTAAAGAGCGCGATGTTATCGTTATTGAACCTGAATACGGGATTCGCCGTTATCACCGAGTACGCCAGACTGTCGGTAAAGGCTTCCGGATGCGGGACTCGTTATTTATTTGGCGCACAGGCGGATCATATTCGAATCCTTCCTTGCTTAGTAGCGGTCCGTccctgccgaaaaaaaaaaagaacctaatAAACCCGCAAGAATGGGTAGGAGTGGCCTCAGTTATTCATTGGTAATGTAAGTATCCAGGCGCATAGCTACCCCCGTATGCCTTAGGAGGTGAAAACAGATCACCAAATACCTCGCAGTGATACAGCCCTTAGTCtaggcttgaatacatttgtcgCTTTTGGCTCAGTCGCTGCAAGGAATCAGGTTTTCCGAAACGGCTCAGTTTCTAATACCAGCGcagttctttttctattttttttatctcTATTATTTGCATGCGCTCGTGGGCGTGTTTgtcaagggggagggggaggaagggTTGTAGATAGAGGGGAGGGGCAGTACACAAGACCCGGGGAAGAACCGTCTCACCGTCTAGGGAAGAATCGTGAAGGCGGCGCTGGGACAGGCCTCCCCCAGAAACGAGGGACATGGATTCCCTAGCTCCGCGCGGGAGAAATGGGAAAATTTTGGGGAACGGGCGTGCGGGCGCTAGCGGCTGGCTGTAGACGGCGGGAAGGAACGGAGGGGAGTGTTCTTGCCCGGGACCGAAGGTCATTGTCCTCTCCCACTCGTTGTGCTTTGCACGATGGTCGCGCGAGCGCACCGATCGCTTGTCGGAGCTtttagaaaaaaaggaaaaaagagcgCGCGGGGTTTGGTTGGTGTGCAGTATGTCGCTCGCTGCCTCTTGTGATGATGTCGTCACATATGTATTCGAGCGGCGTCGGAGGAGGTTTGCAGGCCACTTGTTAGCGCCCGCCGCACTTCATACGATAAAGCCCGCCGCTCCGACGTCGCACATGAGCCCATTCTTGAACGCTGGATGATGTGTACTGCACTTTGATACGTCCGTTACTTTTTAACCCCACCTGATTAATGTTGCGCATTGTTATTCCCTCTATACGTCTCCCCGTTTCTCCACTGTTCCTTTGTCTCAGGCAAGACTTGGTCGTCACGCCTGCTGCGATGATGCGAGTTGCTCTGAGGATtgcctgtttctttttgttcttgttgtttctGCTTTCGCTTTCAATTGCATTTCACGGGCGACTGTTCGAAGTAACGGTACATAATACAcaactgaagaaaaagaaaggatgttGAATATATGGCTAATAGCCGTAGGAGGAGTCTTGAAGAAAAACTTTGACCATTCCGAGTTGGTCACTACGTGGTCGGTTGGCTTGGCCGGTATTCTCATACTTCCTCAACACGGGAACCCTGCGGTCCTTTGCGTTCCCTTTGCAATGTGGACGCAGGCAGAATATGAAAAGAATACGGCGCTTTAGGAAGGcggttttatttgtttgtttgtttgttttgtaatgaagaagaagagcactagagtttgtttgtttgtttgtttgtttgtttgtttgtttgtttgtttgtttgtttgtttgtttgtttactgtACAGGTTGTTCGAAAAAGTTATATATTATGGGCAAGCGAAACCTTCAATGTCCCTGATCTTTGCTCAGCGTCAACTACATACTGTGGTGACTGCGTGCTCGGTTGCGTTTGGATGTCAGAACAGTAAGAAAAGTTAAGTCAACTTAACTGCATTGCACTGGCAAGTTTTCTGTAAACAACAGTCGGAAAACCTCTAAGGCTTGTACCTTTCACATGGAAAAGATGTGGTCATGTTTGCTGTTTTGTTCATCACGCATCTCTCATTCATCTTAACCTTACACTTTTTGCTGTTGAATACAGGAAGCAGCTTTCCTTGGCTGTTAGTCAGTTAAAAGTGAGGGCCAGGATGAACGATTCTAttccaatgctgttctttttcgTTCTTAGTATGTGGTCTTAGCGACGCTCCACCTTCGTTATCAGCAGCATCGGGCCGCCATGTGCGCTGGATGATAAGAAAGGAATCGAACGGAGCGCAAGCAGTACAGTCATTATACCAGCTCGGTTTTCGTTTGTGCCCTTTTCTTGCCGTATCAACGCTTCACGCTAACGAAACTCGCAGATGGGCTCCGCCGCAAGGTGACTCGTCTTGCGGGGAAAGCCGAGACGCTTGTGCACTGCGGAGAAGCTAGCGTGGGAGAATTCGGGTCTCGCGTGGGATGCCAGGTGGTGGTTTGGTGCCagggggttttatggcgcaagggcgaGGTATGGCCAAAGAGGTCCGAGATATCGTATTGGGCAGTCGCCGGATCGATGGAAAAGGCGCGTAGAGCCGAGCTGACGTTCCCGCCTGTTTCGAAACGACGCGCAGGTGTTCGCCTTCATCTGCGGCCTGATCGTGATCCTGCTGATGATCCTGTGCCTGGCCTCGTCCAACTGGCTCATCGCGCACAAGTTCCGCCAGGGTCTCTGGGAGCAGtgcgtggaggaggacgcgccgCTCCCGCTGCCCTTCGGCCTGAACGTCAAGCCCGGCTGCTACGTGGCGCGCACCGTCGCCTACATCCAGGCGGCCGCCGCCCTCTGCGTCATCACGCTCCTGTGCGACATCGCCGCCACCGTCATGACCGGCTGCGGCCTGTGCAGCAAGAACCCCGTGCGCAAGTACCTCATGTACAGGCTCGCcttctacgtcatggtctgcGCACGTGAGTACTACTGTGCCCCCTGCTCCTACGTACAAGTGCAAAAGCATGACAGCATCCGTAGTCCTGGATATACCTTCTTTACCATCCACCTTCTGTCCTGTCTCCTGTTCTCGCTACCTGACCTTCACTACTGTTCCCCCAGCCCCATCTACTGCCCATCATTCGGGTGTTAGCTGTTATGTTAGACAGGTGCTGTGCTGTCAGCTGGAATTTTTCTTCACTTACTCCTTTTCAGCATTTGTATAATAAAACAACCAAGTAACTCCAAGTACCCAGTGCTTTGAATTGGTGTTGCCATAAGGTTGGTAATGGAGCTGAGCATTGTAATTGGCTAAAGTGTAAGCCTTTTTTTTACCAACATAACCTTTGTTAAAGTATAAATGCTCTATCACATGCAACTGGAGTGCACCCGAGGGCACTGCAGTGGATGTCCTATGCTGTGCATGAGCAAATCCTCAAAGCTCCATGGTGTTAAAGTTGTCAAAGCTTGCCACATTGGCTTCCCATCTGTGATTATTGCATTTTTTATGGATGTCTACACATAGTGTTCACGCCATGCATTTCAACTTGCAATGTTTATCATCTTCTGTACCATGATGAGCTGTGCAGTATCTCGAGCATAATTCGCCGGAAGTGCGGACACCTGCTCATCGGGTTCATTGCTGTGCTTCTCTGTCACCCCTGCTGGGGATATTTTAGTGCGCAGCTTGCAGTAGTTTTGTATGCTTTCTGCATGGTTCTCATCACACTGATAAGGATTCACTGGTTGCCTGCAATTTCTGCAAAAATTACCTGCTAAagtattcttttcttttggaTATTAAGGAGAAACATTAAGTGAAGGTAGTTTGGCATGTTATTCGAAAGTCAGCAATTCTCAAAATGGTAACTTTCGTGGTCATTTCATTCTCAACCCTGTGCTAAGAGAGCTCAGACGTACAATAATATAATTAACGCTATGATGCCAGAATCACGTCATCAGCACTACAGTTCTCCAGAAAGTTTGAGAAAGCGAGATTTGACCTTCGTTTGCTCCTCTAATAATGACCATTTCTTCTGGTAAACAAATGCACGTAGTGTTTTGAGGGACTAACATTTCAGTCTCAACTGGTTCAATATtcctcttcagtgtccctttaatgctgGTGCTATGAGCCACAGCTGCTTAATGCATCCCTCAGTGAAGGTTCCCATTTTCCCAGACGGCCTTCTGCATCCACCTGATGACTTactttttttcctctcttctgCAGTGCTGTGTATCCTGATCGCGCTGGTGATCTATCCGGCATGCTTCGCGGCTGAGATTGAGGAGAGCAACCGGCAGCTGTGGGAGTTCGGCTGGGCGTATGGCGTGGGCTGGGGCGCGGCCATCTTCCTGTTTGGCGCCATCCTGCTCCTGCTGTGCGATAAGGAGACCGAGGAGATCTACTACCGCGAGCGCGCACTGCCGCACGATGGGGCGGCGGACTCCAAGGCGTAGCCTCCGGGCGTCCGCCTGGGCAATGGACGCGCCGTCGCCGCCTGAATTTAACCCCACAGCGCGAGCGTGCCGAGGAAACGCCCAGGCGATCGTCGCCCGCAGTGCTCCACCTCAAGTCTGCCTCCTACTGACGATGATGCACCCCCCATTGCCTCTGCCCCCTCTGCTCCGCTTATGGAGCTTTGAACGTGCAGGGAAGAGAGGACGACAACTGGTTCTTCGCTGAGCGGACATTTGCATATCGCTTGGCCTGTATTATACATGTCTTTCTGCACCTCCGGACCACAGCTGCTCATTCACAAAGCGCACATAGTGTGGATTTCATAAAACGGCCTTGGGTTCCTAAGTGTCGGTAAGAAAAGTATTTGCCATGTGGCTCCATGAGCTCTGCCCGCACTTTCTAAGAGCTTTTCCACCATGTGGAACGAGGGCGTTCCTTCATATCAGACACAGTGCCTTTAGGGCTTCTTAAGCACTCTCAAGTCAGAACTGAGGACATTGTGCACAGCTTTGAGACTGTTGTTTGCAGAAAGTGCAGAGTGTTCGCACCTCCTGCAAAAGTACAGGCACATATTAACCTCTAGCCATTTGAACTGTATCGATTATTTCACCAAATCACTTTTTGGCAGGTAAATCTAAACACATTTAGCATGTCGTTAGCATTGTTAAAAAATGTTGAGCAGCAACTACCTTGCTGTAGTTCTGCTGCGTACAAAAGATTGCAGCAATCATGAATATAGAACATCTTGTGGAGAACTTGAATTTGAGTGAATTTTGAGGCCTGCAGTGTACAGATTCAGCAATTCCTGGGTGCCTGCAAAACCTCGGGAACATCTGCTCTTGATTGCCTCTAgcatatttcatttttttttcacaactctGGTTTGACGATGCATAAAAGCAGCATCTGCAATGAGTAGAACTTAGGCTAGGCTGAACGTTATCATCCAATTCTTGTGAGTGAAACTGCACTGTGTGCGTTTTGATCGAGTAGCCGTGGCTAGATGGTCTGAGTGAAAAAAGCCTTGCAATTGCCTGGCCACATTGCCACCTGGTGATACCATCGTGAAGAGTGCATTGAGCCGCTCCAGCCTGCAAGACATTTGCTTGCTACTGCAAAGTTGTCCGGCAGCACCagcctgccgctgctgctgctgctgccttcttTGTGCGGGTTCGTGTGCATGATATCATTCCTCTTCCTCTCCAAGCCTGCCATCATCAGCTGTGTCGGGGTGGATGACTGGATGTggaagttgttttcttttttttttcggaagggcAACACTGTGCTGGATACAACCACACCACCTCAACATCTGCCTGCAAAGCCAAAAGAAAGGAAGCTGTTGCCGTGATTGCTTCATCACATCTACTGCCACACCCCCACCACTGCCTATTCATCCGGGCAGTACAGGCTGGTTGATGATGGTTCCGTTTACTTCAAAACCATCATGGCACCATAATGCATCATAATTGTGCACCGCGGCTGCAAGTGCATGTCTGCTGTGACCCTGCACAACTCCAGGAAAAGTGCATGACCAGCTTCCACGAGAAAGATCGTGCAGACGACGCAGAGGCAGATTACTCGCAGTCGCAATGCTCAGTGTGGTGCGGTTGTCCTGTCGTGTCTCCAGATAAGGAAGGTGGCTGCATTCTAGCCGTTTAGTTGAGTGAATGTTACCGTCGTCACTTTGGACATGTGCGTGGAACGTGGCACAAAGGTGGAAGAAGTGGAAGCCTTGACGCTACTGGCTTCATGCGAGAGTGCAAGTTGTACAGTTTGTCGGATGTGCCGCACCTGTATGCAAAGTGTAAGACATGATAGACGATGCCTTCAAACGCTGGTTTACGGGGTATACATGGCCTGTAGGATAAAACAGCACTCCTGTTTCACCCTCTGCGGATTAACCAAGCTCGGGTTGACTTCTGGGCATGCATTCTCGGCTGTCTTGTTTCTTTATGTAGATAATCAACCTTGACCAAAAACCCACTGGCTGTAAATGAATGAGGAGATTGCAAATTTAAGAAcaccatgcattttttttttatattcacgaGCTATGGCAGGCCTTGCATTGCTTGACATTGACCGTTCAGCTCGTGCAAGCTGCGTGTGTCTGGCTGGTGAATTATGCTGTGCTAATTGTTACTTTTGAGACTTTACAAATTAATTGGGGTTTCTACTGGTTATGCAAGGTTAAAACAAATCAAGATAGAACCTTGTCTTGCTGGAACAGTCTTGCCGATCTCTTCTGGCCCAGGTCTTGTTTCTTCCGCAGTGGTCATGTCACTTCTAAACCAGTTGTACATAACAACAGAGAGGTGTTCAACTCAATATTCTCGGTTCTTGTTGAACGGTTTGGTTAGCCTCGTGCTCCCCCTTAAACCCCATCCGAGCAGCAAAGGTGTAGGCAGCTGTAATGAATTTGAACACTCCCTAAGGCACCTCCctgctttatttctttgttccAGAGATTAtgaattttgttttcttgttcttgctttaCCAGTCCCACACGCCCTGCCCTTCGGAACTGAGATCTTGCCAGTGAAACTTGATTACTGGCAAGAGTTGCAAGGGGCAAGGCTGTGATGCAATTTCTGCGCACGAGCTTACAACGGGCTTTCTTTTTGTTGATCAGTTGAGTGCACATAAATATGTAGTATACTTCTGTGTCTGGTTATCTTCATGGCAGCTGCAATGAGATATTGCCTGGTTTTCGGAAGCATGTATGCTTACTCTGTGTATAATGGATACTACTGTGTAATTTAGTCTGCCCAATTTTGTTTTTCATGTTTCTCATCTTTTTATGgcagttttattttatttgggGCGGTAGGCAATCAGTGGATAAGTTCCTTGAATTTTTTTAGGTGCAATTGTAATGTTTCATTTAATTGTGCATCCATTAAACTGTGCAAAACCGTAATAATTTATACTGTTTAACGTGATGAAACTCCGTCTTTGGGTTTTTATGCTGTTTTAGACCAGTTTACTGTCGAGAAACTCATTTTGAAAATGTGCAGTAACAGACCCAGATTCTTTAATAGAGAAAATCCTGTCTTTGATGTTTAATCCTCATGCATCACTGGGCAGCTGGTAAGGCAGTTTATTTTGCTTCTTGCTTTTAGACACTTTAATTAATCAGGCTTGTACGTCCTGCATCAACATCTACTCCTTACAGTTTACCATGAATTGCATTTTTATTTTGTAATTGTTTCTGGTTCCTTGCAACTGTTGTTTGATATTCTGCCCTTAATTATGTTGATGTCCCCGGTCATTGACTGGGAATATCTAAGGTGTTTACCAGAATGTTAGCAGCTTCCTGTGCAGTGATATGATGGTTGGCATTTCACTAGTGGGCGTTTTCATGAAACAGAACCTATGCAGAGCAGATGGCAGTCTCTTTTCTTTTTACGTTTCCAACAGAAGAAAGCTTGCATGAATCAACCTGAACAGCACAGTGTGTGAACAGTGTTCAGTCATATATCCGTCATATTTTCTAGGAGAGGCTGTGCAGGATATTTGTCCCCAAGATTTCTTCTTGTTCTAAGTTCTGTTGAAACGCTGTAAACTTGGTCCTCACTTGGCAAGTTAAGTAAAGCCTCTCGACAAAACTGTCACGCTACTCCTTGCTTGACCTGCAGTGTGAGCACATGGCAGGTTCCAACGCGTTTCACTTCTTTTTGATTGGTGTGTTCTAAAACACTCACAACTGATTAGATGTAAAAATGGGAAATAAGCCATGGGTGACTTATAATGGAGATACATACACTCATTGAACTACTTTTTCATCTGCTGGAAAAGTTGGCACCGTTCGTGTGCCAGATAAATTCGCACTGTTTGTCACTGCGTGCTCACTTGTCACGTCTGTGTCCGTGGGAGTTCCTTTCCAACACATGGTTCTGtggggtgcgtgtgtgtgtgtgcgtgcatgagGGTATTGCAGATACGGATTGTCGGTTGCCGTGGGCGAGGCATAAGAATGAAATGTCATCGTGCAAGGGAAGGCATCGAGCATGGTAGAGTTTCTGGAATGCACGCGTCGCGGAAGGGTATTTCTCTGCGGACGCTTCCTCCAAGTTCCTCTCTACTAGATTCCACTACCCTCTTCATACTCCAACATCCAAACATACCTCCTCTCCTGTTAATATTTATGTAATTGTTTTTTAAAGCCACTTCCCAAATCTGTCTAAACTTGACTATGTGTTGTGCAAGCCTTCGTGAGAGGAAGCTCACTTCTTGATGTTCCGTTTGCACTTTTGTTTGAGAAAGAACACAACCTTGGTATAGGATGTATCAGTAGTAAAGACAAAGGTTTTTAAAAGGCAAGGTGGCTCAACGCTATATTTTGCCAGCCTTTGTCTTGGTCATATCGTTTATTTATTGTGGTCATCTGGATAAAGGGCACAATTTGTACCTGGCTCTTTTTGTATGCCTCAGTTACATGTTTAGCCGATTGCAGGCACAACAGCTCTATAATGTCATTGAAGCAGACACTTTGTCTAGTTGATCTTTCATTATTCAAAACAAAAGGGCAGCAAGGCACGGACCCAAGGAAAGGACCACCGTGCTTCGACATTATGGGAGAACCTGCAACAAAGTGGGTGTTTAATTTGTTAAATGGATTTTGCACTTACGAAGGTTAGGATTAAGGGGCAGTTTTGCTGTGGACATCCCGTCTCGTTTGATGTGGACGCATGAACTATCCTGCAGCTCTGGAGCCCAGTGTTGTCTAGCTTCAGTGATTTAATGGGAATTGGCATATTCCAGCACGAAGTGGTCGGCAAAGGCGTTCCACTTGAGTAGCATCAAGAAAGTGTAGGAACTTCTTTTGAATGGTAATGGCTTTTGCATGTTGTGGACTCTTCCCCTCTGCTATCatcttgac
It includes:
- the LOC135895850 gene encoding p53 apoptosis effector related to PMP-22 isoform X1, with product MHGYVALKITRVDPLPWYARPRVFAFICGLIVILLMILCLASSNWLIAHKFRQGLWEQCVEEDAPLPLPFGLNVKPGCYVARTVAYIQAAAALCVITLLCDIAATVMTGCGLCSKNPVRKYLMYRLAFYVMVCALLCILIALVIYPACFAAEIEESNRQLWEFGWAYGVGWGAAIFLFGAILLLLCDKETEEIYYRERALPHDGAADSKA
- the LOC135895850 gene encoding transmembrane protein 47 isoform X2 gives rise to the protein MAPTTIETVTVVRPLKVFAFICGLIVILLMILCLASSNWLIAHKFRQGLWEQCVEEDAPLPLPFGLNVKPGCYVARTVAYIQAAAALCVITLLCDIAATVMTGCGLCSKNPVRKYLMYRLAFYVMVCALLCILIALVIYPACFAAEIEESNRQLWEFGWAYGVGWGAAIFLFGAILLLLCDKETEEIYYRERALPHDGAADSKA